The following nucleotide sequence is from Juglans microcarpa x Juglans regia isolate MS1-56 chromosome 6D, Jm3101_v1.0, whole genome shotgun sequence.
TGGAGAGAAAAGTAAACTGATAGAGATGAAAAAGTAAGATCGAAAATTAATGTTTGTCAGTTGTGGATCTTGCGGATGAGTTCAGTTTTGGACTCTATTTAACCGTGTAAAAACCTGCGTTTAGATGTTCAACTCAGTCTAAAAATGAAGTACACTAGACTGAGTTCTACAATCAAATGGGGTCTAAGAAGATGCAAACTGTGTTCATAGCCCCAAACAATGTGGGGAACATGGTTAATTTTGTCCTATACCATAAATCACAGCTTGTATTTTGTCTTAATACTCTCCCTTACACGTGTGCTAGATTTTTCTAAATGAGTAGGTCAacacttgaaatatttaattaaatagatagaGAGTAGAGTGAGAATTCGAACTCATAACTTCTGTTTTGATACtatgtgaaatcactacttgttctaaaagtttaaacttatGAGAATGtatagatttaattaattatattttatattaacaaTATCAACAAACACATGATAAGATTTTCCGTTGAAGTACATCCAGATCAAGCTTTTTACATTAAACCTTGTGCATTTCATGCATTCATAAATAACCTTACATTTCATTCGAATATGTACAGAACGAAGTACTTAAACCTACAAAGATCCTGAGTATGAGCTAaaggaaatagtcattttttattttccttgatCAAGGCCCTTGAAAAGTTTAGGCAAGGTCGGCCTCCAACCCATTCCCCAAGCCCAAGCACCCGTCGTCTGCTTTGGTGTTGGGCTAGCAGAGCTTGCAGCCATCCTCATTCTCTCGATCAAAGCCTCAGTGTTCACTTGCTCCGACAGTATTTCCTCCAACTGTTTTGTGTCAATCACCAACTTCACTCTCCAAACTCCATCTTCAACCGATGGCAGCACCTCAAGAGCCGATCCATCTGCCAAATTCTCAGCAACATCCGTTGCTGCACTCATCGACCTCTTGGCTTGCATCCACTCGGCCTCTAATTGCTCGATCGTCTTTGTGTTCTGCACTTGTTCTTTGACTTCCCTGTTGCAAAGCGCACACTCCTTAACAAGTGGAAGTAGATAGTACAATTGGCCACCGATTAGGCAATCGAGGTCCTGCACGGGTGATGACGCATGACCCTGCCGGAAAATGCCATATCCCGGGTGATCGTTAAGGATTTCTCGAGCTGTAATAGGGCCTCTGAATTGTAATACAGCCCCAGTATCACTCAGAACCCTTATAGAGTTGCAACAATCTCTTGTGACCCCTTTGACAGAGCAATTCCCCATTGCCAAAAACTCCTAAACTTTTTAGGCGCAACCCAAGTTTTGAATTGTATTAAAGTTGTGGAATC
It contains:
- the LOC121234102 gene encoding uncharacterized protein LOC121234102, whose product is MGNCSVKGVTRDCCNSIRVLSDTGAVLQFRGPITAREILNDHPGYGIFRQGHASSPVQDLDCLIGGQLYYLLPLVKECALCNREVKEQVQNTKTIEQLEAEWMQAKRSMSAATDVAENLADGSALEVLPSVEDGVWRVKLVIDTKQLEEILSEQVNTEALIERMRMAASSASPTPKQTTGAWAWGMGWRPTLPKLFKGLDQGK